The following proteins come from a genomic window of Deltaproteobacteria bacterium IMCC39524:
- a CDS encoding alpha-amylase family glycosyl hydrolase — protein sequence MPQTFINKLLLKKQALYLLQEAGLRKVAEGDIDIHAARKIALWRQSSGAEVYLFALLTTASRGMARHYLPQMGLQPGLATIHSAKGEQALPELSTAYQSYLECYPGEALSLVNEPGMATAAIQARQALLSDLFFLDALSENPATESFKDLLDDSDLASRLDYRSLIMQFAGQAEPLREHGKSLPELLRRPAKENPHNLAEQISYIIKNWSPWLPQEVVTRMQIAIALTEEESRAYLPGPGPSPMPLFGEGDGSDAAAAFTADTDWMTTSVLLAKSIYIWLDQLSSHYQRSITTLADIPEEELVSLANRGFNALWLIGIWERSSASKRIKQLCGNPEAEASAYALHAYRIAEELGGENALQALEARCRQHGIRLACDVVPNHTGIDSELVKEHPDWFLQTDQPPYPAYDFSGPDLCEMEGIGIRIEKGYWDHSDAAVVFEHHDHNSGQHRYIYHGNDGTHMPWNDTAQLNFLMPEVRQAMSDLILAVARRFSLIRFDAAMTLARKHFRRLWFPPPGGSAGVQSRSAFALSDEDFTAAFPVEFWREVVDRINREAPDTLLIAEAFWLMESYFVRNLGMHRVYNSAFMNMLKREENTKYRQILKDTLAYNPGILKRYVNFMNNPDEATAVEQFGKGDKYFGVSTLLATLPGLPMFGHGQVEGYREKYGMEYRRAYWKEEPDVGFIQHHEQQVFPLLRSRHLFADIEYFSLYDFMTDQGVDENVFAYSNGPIGQKFLVVYNNKTQATRGRIHLAADKASPEEEGLALPMPPFWQELGLDRSGDPFCRFHDLQGNQQLASREQLSHGLELQLDGYEHRVFSDFQTLSDEDGSWQKLYQHLNGRTVSNLERERLRIVYQPLWKAFAALFDQGRLHVLAGGLVTAQPTGPIDKIMTEMSAECNAFASMIGSSIEGFESHSTPQIDLKALFAEVSGWLAELAAAEAVEKMLAGQWQGTRSQAGLGVTILSWLMLQNLSQALGFSDESRCLKVFGSYGLDFAWQESAASDDQGRAVFLATLLTKTAGMQPHPAVDAQAFAHLCQGRDNSRFLGVNRHQEQTWFLQEGMTALAGAIALQAGILQLRAVQGKEAPAISTSAAEHLRQRLARAAAVGYRLDKFLDLS from the coding sequence ATGCCCCAAACTTTTATCAATAAGTTATTACTGAAAAAGCAGGCCCTTTATCTCTTGCAAGAAGCAGGTTTAAGGAAGGTCGCAGAAGGTGACATTGATATCCATGCGGCTCGCAAGATAGCTCTCTGGCGGCAGAGTTCCGGAGCAGAGGTCTACCTTTTCGCACTGTTAACAACAGCCTCCAGAGGGATGGCCCGACATTACCTGCCGCAAATGGGTTTACAGCCGGGCCTCGCTACAATTCATTCAGCCAAAGGTGAACAGGCTCTTCCCGAGCTATCGACAGCCTATCAATCTTATCTTGAATGCTATCCCGGCGAAGCCCTCAGCCTGGTCAACGAACCGGGCATGGCAACAGCAGCCATTCAGGCCAGACAGGCATTGCTTTCCGACCTCTTCTTCCTCGACGCCCTGAGCGAAAACCCGGCGACAGAATCTTTCAAAGACCTTCTCGATGACAGCGATTTGGCCTCACGCCTTGATTATCGCAGCCTGATAATGCAATTCGCCGGACAGGCGGAGCCATTGCGAGAGCATGGCAAATCGCTGCCGGAGTTACTGCGCAGACCTGCGAAGGAGAACCCGCACAATCTGGCCGAGCAGATTTCTTATATCATTAAGAACTGGTCGCCATGGCTGCCGCAAGAGGTGGTAACCAGGATGCAGATTGCCATCGCCCTCACCGAAGAAGAGAGCCGCGCTTATCTACCGGGTCCCGGGCCATCGCCTATGCCGCTCTTTGGCGAAGGCGACGGCAGTGATGCCGCCGCAGCCTTTACTGCCGATACCGACTGGATGACCACCAGCGTCCTGCTGGCGAAATCGATCTACATCTGGCTCGACCAGCTCAGCAGTCATTATCAGCGCAGCATCACCACCCTGGCAGACATTCCGGAGGAAGAACTGGTCAGCCTGGCAAATCGGGGCTTCAATGCTCTCTGGCTGATCGGTATCTGGGAGCGTTCCAGTGCCTCTAAACGCATCAAGCAACTGTGCGGCAACCCGGAAGCGGAAGCGTCCGCATACGCACTGCATGCCTACCGGATTGCAGAAGAGCTGGGCGGCGAGAACGCCTTGCAGGCTCTCGAGGCTCGTTGTCGTCAGCACGGCATACGCTTGGCCTGCGACGTCGTCCCCAACCATACCGGCATCGACTCAGAACTGGTCAAGGAACACCCTGACTGGTTTCTACAAACCGACCAGCCCCCCTATCCGGCCTATGATTTCAGCGGGCCGGACCTGTGCGAGATGGAGGGGATCGGCATTCGCATTGAAAAGGGTTACTGGGATCACAGTGATGCGGCAGTGGTCTTTGAGCATCATGACCATAACAGCGGTCAGCACCGCTATATCTATCATGGCAACGATGGCACTCATATGCCCTGGAACGACACGGCTCAACTGAACTTCCTGATGCCGGAAGTCCGACAGGCCATGAGCGACCTGATCCTTGCCGTTGCCCGGCGTTTCAGTCTGATCCGCTTTGACGCCGCTATGACCCTGGCACGCAAGCATTTCCGCCGCCTTTGGTTTCCGCCACCGGGAGGCAGCGCCGGAGTCCAGTCGCGTTCGGCCTTTGCCCTGTCCGACGAGGATTTTACCGCGGCCTTCCCGGTCGAGTTCTGGCGTGAAGTGGTGGACCGCATTAACCGGGAAGCTCCGGACACGCTCCTGATCGCCGAGGCCTTCTGGCTGATGGAGAGCTATTTTGTACGCAACCTGGGCATGCACCGGGTTTACAACAGCGCCTTTATGAATATGCTCAAGCGCGAAGAGAACACCAAGTACCGCCAGATTCTTAAAGACACGCTGGCCTACAATCCTGGCATATTAAAGCGCTACGTCAATTTCATGAACAATCCGGACGAAGCGACCGCCGTTGAACAGTTCGGCAAAGGCGACAAATATTTCGGCGTCTCCACCCTGCTGGCCACCCTGCCCGGTCTGCCGATGTTCGGCCATGGCCAGGTTGAAGGTTACCGTGAAAAATATGGCATGGAGTATCGTCGCGCCTACTGGAAAGAAGAGCCGGATGTCGGATTTATTCAGCATCATGAGCAACAGGTCTTTCCTCTTTTACGCTCACGTCACTTGTTCGCCGATATCGAATATTTTTCTCTTTACGATTTCATGACCGACCAGGGTGTGGATGAAAACGTCTTCGCCTACAGCAACGGCCCAATCGGACAGAAGTTCCTGGTCGTTTATAACAATAAAACTCAAGCAACCCGGGGACGAATTCATCTGGCTGCCGACAAAGCCTCGCCAGAGGAGGAAGGCCTCGCCCTGCCGATGCCACCCTTCTGGCAAGAGCTGGGACTTGATCGGTCCGGCGACCCTTTCTGCCGTTTTCATGACCTGCAGGGCAACCAACAACTGGCCTCTCGAGAGCAACTGTCTCATGGCCTCGAGCTGCAGCTTGATGGCTACGAACACCGTGTGTTCAGTGATTTCCAGACGCTCAGCGACGAAGACGGCTCCTGGCAGAAACTTTATCAGCACCTCAATGGTCGCACGGTCTCCAACCTTGAGCGCGAACGGCTGAGAATAGTCTATCAACCTCTCTGGAAGGCTTTCGCAGCGCTCTTTGATCAGGGCCGCCTCCATGTTCTGGCGGGCGGCTTGGTGACAGCCCAACCGACCGGCCCGATCGATAAAATCATGACGGAAATGAGTGCAGAGTGTAACGCCTTCGCCAGCATGATCGGTTCGTCAATAGAAGGTTTTGAAAGTCATTCGACTCCACAGATCGACCTAAAGGCTCTCTTCGCAGAGGTGTCCGGTTGGTTGGCTGAATTAGCTGCGGCTGAAGCGGTGGAGAAAATGCTCGCCGGGCAATGGCAGGGCACGCGCTCTCAGGCAGGGCTTGGTGTAACAATCCTAAGCTGGCTGATGCTGCAGAACCTGTCTCAAGCCCTCGGCTTTTCTGACGAGTCTCGTTGTTTAAAAGTATTCGGTTCCTACGGCCTTGATTTTGCCTGGCAGGAAAGCGCTGCGTCAGACGATCAGGGCAGAGCCGTTTTCCTTGCCACTCTTCTGACAAAGACTGCCGGCATGCAACCACACCCGGCTGTTGATGCCCAAGCTTTTGCACACCTCTGCCAAGGCCGCGACAACAGCAGGTTCCTGGGCGTCAACAGGCATCAAGAGCAGACCTGGTTTTTACAGGAGGGTATGACCGCTCTGGCTGGAGCCATAGCGCTTCAGGCCGGCATCTTGCAACTTCGTGCAGTCCAAGGCAAAGAGGCTCCGGCCATTTCAACATCAGCTGCCGAGCACCTGCGTCAACGTCTGGCCCGAGCTGCGGCTGTCGGCTACCGACTGGATAAATTCCTCGATTTGAGTTAG
- a CDS encoding mannose-1-phosphate guanyltransferase, with the protein MKAVIMAGGFGTRIHPLTISMPKPMIPLINRPIMEHIVNLLKQHGITDLVLLLFHQPEVIKKYFGDGSEFGVHITYVTPLEDFGTAGAVKAAAKHLDERFMIISGDLLTDFDLSKAIAFHEKKQAKATITLTAVTDPLQFGVVITDKESRITKFLEKPGWGEVFSDTINTGIYILEPEVLELIPEGENRDWAKDVFPKMLENADDLFGCDLQGYWADIGNPEAYLEACQDICHGRITVKVHEPARSTEERIFISPDAQVDEQARLSGMVVLGGNTRIEGNASLTNCVVGRNCQIEEGVTLEDAILWDNVYIKAGTRITGSNLGHRVRVGKNSVIESGVVIADETMIGDDVNIRPNVKIWPRKVIESGSTVSTNLIWGEKWRKSLFEGALVRGMTNVELTPEFTARLGAAYGSTLPKDSFILVGRDAIRSSRMLKRSFVGGLLSAGVNVRDIKMISLPVLRYKLTTFGEVGGIHFRQSPEDPAATEIIFFDADGNEIPSGTAKGIERIYFKENFRRAHHSEPGGIEELPRIYDFYREGFLRGLDSDLLKKASPKVVLDLNHSPAADLLPGLLADLDFEVTELNSHVHEKTMDMSTDELDAALDRLSRIVKTLEADAGFWVGPSGEKLRVVSGAGHVFSNREAISVLTVLVCAAENEGRLVVPVAAPQAVDELAKAAGLTVERTRSDGCSLVDAARSRKVRFVASMDDRFGFPKFQPNFDGLFATAKIMELSVRAKLSLDQAFATLPRNHYHHLELSCPWESKGGLMRRMSEYAVDQRASFTDGVRIDSKQGWVLVLPDQHRPIAHIYVETTEEKVANELIELYRVKVSGWLAELADIDPC; encoded by the coding sequence TTGAAAGCTGTCATCATGGCGGGAGGCTTCGGCACCCGCATTCATCCTCTAACCATCAGCATGCCCAAGCCGATGATCCCCCTGATCAACCGACCGATCATGGAACACATCGTTAACCTGCTCAAACAACATGGTATTACCGACCTGGTGTTACTGCTTTTCCACCAGCCGGAAGTCATCAAAAAATATTTCGGTGACGGCAGCGAGTTCGGCGTCCATATCACTTATGTAACCCCCTTGGAGGACTTTGGTACCGCCGGCGCAGTCAAGGCTGCAGCGAAACACCTCGATGAAAGATTTATGATTATCAGTGGTGATCTTTTAACCGATTTCGACCTCTCAAAAGCAATCGCATTCCATGAGAAAAAACAGGCGAAGGCGACCATCACCCTGACAGCGGTCACCGACCCTCTTCAATTTGGTGTTGTTATCACCGACAAAGAGTCCCGCATCACCAAGTTCCTCGAGAAACCCGGTTGGGGAGAAGTCTTTTCCGACACCATCAACACGGGCATCTATATTCTGGAACCGGAAGTTCTGGAGCTTATCCCGGAGGGAGAAAATCGTGACTGGGCCAAGGATGTCTTCCCCAAAATGCTTGAGAATGCAGACGATCTGTTTGGTTGCGACCTGCAAGGCTACTGGGCCGACATCGGCAATCCGGAGGCATACCTCGAGGCATGCCAGGATATCTGCCACGGCAGGATCACTGTAAAGGTTCATGAGCCAGCCAGGTCGACAGAAGAGAGGATATTTATCAGCCCTGACGCCCAGGTCGACGAACAGGCCAGGCTCTCCGGCATGGTCGTTCTGGGGGGTAACACCCGGATCGAAGGCAATGCAAGCCTTACCAACTGCGTGGTTGGCCGTAACTGCCAGATCGAGGAGGGTGTCACGCTTGAGGATGCCATTCTCTGGGATAACGTCTACATCAAGGCGGGGACAAGGATCACAGGGTCGAATCTCGGGCACCGGGTTCGCGTCGGCAAGAATTCGGTCATCGAATCCGGCGTTGTGATTGCGGATGAGACGATGATCGGTGATGACGTCAATATTCGACCCAATGTCAAAATCTGGCCGCGCAAGGTCATTGAAAGCGGGTCGACCGTGTCGACCAACCTGATCTGGGGAGAGAAGTGGCGTAAAAGCCTCTTCGAAGGAGCCCTGGTCCGCGGCATGACCAACGTTGAGTTGACACCGGAGTTCACTGCCCGCCTCGGTGCAGCCTACGGATCAACGCTGCCGAAGGACAGTTTTATCCTGGTCGGGCGCGATGCCATTCGCTCGTCGCGAATGCTTAAACGCTCTTTCGTCGGCGGCTTGCTTTCCGCCGGGGTGAACGTTCGTGACATCAAGATGATCTCACTGCCGGTGTTACGCTACAAGCTGACGACCTTCGGTGAAGTTGGCGGCATACATTTTCGCCAGTCACCAGAAGATCCTGCCGCCACGGAGATTATTTTCTTTGATGCCGATGGTAACGAAATCCCTTCGGGCACGGCCAAAGGGATTGAACGCATCTACTTTAAGGAGAACTTTCGCCGCGCCCATCATTCTGAACCGGGCGGCATCGAAGAATTGCCTCGTATTTATGATTTCTATCGCGAAGGATTTCTGCGCGGGCTGGACAGCGACTTACTGAAGAAAGCTTCCCCGAAGGTCGTCCTTGACCTCAATCATTCTCCTGCCGCAGACCTGTTGCCAGGTCTGCTCGCTGACCTCGATTTTGAGGTAACAGAGTTGAACTCGCACGTTCATGAGAAAACCATGGACATGTCAACCGACGAACTGGACGCCGCCCTGGATCGGCTGAGCCGCATCGTCAAAACCCTTGAGGCTGACGCCGGCTTCTGGGTCGGCCCTTCCGGAGAAAAACTCCGTGTCGTCAGCGGTGCAGGACACGTCTTCTCAAACCGTGAGGCGATTAGCGTCCTTACTGTTCTGGTTTGCGCAGCGGAGAACGAGGGTCGATTGGTTGTCCCGGTTGCGGCTCCTCAAGCGGTTGACGAGCTGGCCAAGGCTGCCGGTTTGACCGTGGAGCGCACCCGCTCTGACGGTTGCTCGCTTGTCGACGCAGCCCGCAGCCGGAAGGTCCGTTTTGTGGCCTCGATGGATGACCGTTTCGGCTTCCCAAAATTTCAGCCAAACTTCGACGGCCTTTTTGCTACCGCCAAGATCATGGAACTCTCAGTACGTGCCAAACTGTCACTGGACCAGGCTTTCGCCACACTCCCCCGCAACCATTACCATCACCTGGAACTGTCATGCCCCTGGGAGAGCAAGGGTGGGCTGATGCGCAGGATGAGTGAGTACGCCGTCGACCAACGAGCCTCGTTTACCGATGGCGTGCGCATCGACTCGAAACAGGGATGGGTTCTGGTCCTGCCCGACCAACACCGCCCGATCGCTCACATCTACGTTGAAACCACAGAGGAAAAGGTCGCTAACGAGCTGATCGAACTTTATCGCGTGAAAGTCTCCGGCTGGCTCGCCGAACTGGCCGATATTGACCCGTGCTAA
- a CDS encoding response regulator, whose translation MAHLLVIDDEGDIQHLFAAELEDEGHTVVTCGNRSEALEQLRHQVFDLIVLDIQLGQESGLELLQQIAHESEKTPVILCTAYSSYKEDFSSWLADAYVVKSSNLDELKNEVRRQLAKP comes from the coding sequence ATGGCACACCTGTTGGTTATTGATGATGAGGGAGATATCCAGCACCTTTTCGCTGCTGAGCTAGAAGATGAAGGCCATACCGTTGTTACTTGTGGTAACCGCAGCGAAGCGCTGGAGCAGCTGCGTCATCAGGTTTTCGACCTGATCGTCCTCGACATCCAGCTTGGCCAGGAAAGCGGCCTGGAACTCCTGCAGCAAATAGCCCACGAAAGTGAGAAAACCCCGGTGATCCTCTGCACCGCTTACAGTAGTTACAAGGAGGATTTTTCCTCCTGGCTGGCAGATGCCTACGTGGTCAAAAGTTCCAATCTCGACGAACTGAAAAATGAAGTCCGCCGACAACTCGCAAAACCCTGA
- a CDS encoding TIGR01212 family radical SAM protein (This family includes YhcC from E. coli K-12, an uncharacterized radical SAM protein.): MKSYQLFSSHLKKRFGGRVHKISVDAGFGCPNRNGGRSGAGCLFCDPGGSGAVGIERQLSVAAQIEQGKEVMTRKYKAGKFMAYFQPFSNTLAPVDVLRALYDEALDVEDVVGLAIGTRPDCVPAEVLDLLAEYHEKTYLWLELGLQSSHDRTLDWLKRGHDFATFVEALQGAKSRGLRICVHVILGLPGESRADILKTMDALAELQVEGVKLHLLHVLQDTPLGDLYVEGEISVMGMEEYVALVVDCMERLHPETLIHRLTGDGPRAQLLAPLWSLKKWEVLNAIDAEFARRGSRQGDFCRCLA; encoded by the coding sequence ATGAAGTCTTATCAGCTTTTCTCCAGTCACCTTAAAAAACGCTTCGGTGGCCGTGTCCACAAAATCTCCGTTGACGCAGGCTTTGGTTGCCCCAATCGCAATGGCGGTCGGTCTGGCGCCGGTTGTCTCTTCTGCGACCCGGGTGGTTCCGGCGCCGTTGGCATAGAACGTCAGCTGAGTGTCGCCGCACAGATTGAGCAGGGCAAGGAGGTCATGACCCGCAAGTATAAGGCGGGCAAGTTCATGGCCTATTTTCAGCCTTTTTCCAACACCCTTGCTCCTGTTGACGTTTTGCGTGCCCTTTATGATGAAGCACTGGACGTTGAGGATGTGGTCGGCCTGGCGATTGGCACGCGGCCAGACTGTGTTCCTGCCGAGGTTCTGGACCTGCTTGCAGAATATCATGAAAAAACCTACCTCTGGTTGGAGTTGGGACTGCAGAGCAGCCACGATCGTACTCTTGACTGGTTGAAGCGTGGTCATGACTTTGCGACTTTTGTCGAGGCTTTGCAGGGCGCAAAATCGCGCGGTTTGCGTATCTGTGTGCACGTGATTCTCGGTCTGCCAGGTGAAAGTCGAGCCGACATACTGAAGACTATGGATGCTCTTGCAGAGTTACAGGTCGAGGGCGTGAAACTGCACCTGCTTCATGTTCTTCAGGATACGCCTCTTGGCGACCTCTATGTCGAGGGTGAAATTTCAGTGATGGGCATGGAGGAGTATGTTGCGCTGGTTGTCGATTGCATGGAGCGTCTGCATCCCGAGACTTTGATTCACCGTCTGACCGGTGATGGCCCCAGGGCGCAACTTTTGGCACCGCTCTGGTCGCTCAAAAAATGGGAGGTTCTCAACGCGATTGATGCGGAGTTCGCACGACGCGGGTCGCGTCAGGGAGACTTTTGCCGTTGCTTGGCATAA
- a CDS encoding cytochrome b5 domain-containing protein produces the protein MTLAELAEHDGRDGRRAYIAVNGTVYDVTDSPRWENGLHPPDHQAGKDLTEELTQAPHVRTVIERFPVVGSLEEATTPAAAGGGKVTLGIIIAAIVFAIVIFLVI, from the coding sequence ATGACCCTTGCTGAACTTGCCGAACATGATGGCCGCGACGGTCGCCGCGCATACATCGCTGTAAACGGAACGGTTTATGATGTGACCGACAGTCCACGCTGGGAAAATGGGCTGCACCCCCCTGATCATCAGGCCGGCAAGGACCTGACCGAGGAACTGACCCAGGCCCCCCACGTGCGCACAGTGATTGAACGTTTCCCGGTTGTTGGTTCTCTTGAAGAAGCGACGACCCCAGCGGCCGCAGGCGGTGGGAAAGTCACCTTAGGGATTATTATCGCTGCAATTGTTTTCGCCATAGTCATTTTTCTGGTCATTTAG
- a CDS encoding AAA family ATPase, which produces MYQEHFKLREAPFSLTPDPDYFYNYTGHQQALNVLLVALQSGEGLIKITGEVGTGKTLLCRKLLAALASDFKAIYLPNPLLTPFELYQALTEELNIMIPQGITMHDLVKRITRQLVHLRKGGKKAVLCIDEAQAMPRESLEALRLLSNLETEKHKLLQIVIFAQPELDALLENDNLRQLRQRITFSYDLPALDRAAVSGYVHHRLTVAGHEGPRLFDEAALDAVYRSSRGIPRLVNILCHKALMVAYGQGQNEVAQAQVKMASSDTEDATKSSRSFLAGNSFYFTIGLITVLEVVLVVYLLRSVLS; this is translated from the coding sequence ATGTATCAGGAACATTTCAAGCTGCGGGAAGCTCCATTCTCGCTGACACCTGATCCCGATTATTTTTACAACTACACCGGACATCAACAGGCCCTGAACGTTCTTTTAGTTGCTTTGCAGAGCGGTGAGGGTCTGATCAAGATTACCGGTGAAGTCGGGACCGGCAAGACTTTGCTGTGCCGGAAATTGCTTGCTGCCCTGGCCAGTGATTTTAAGGCTATCTATCTTCCTAACCCCTTGTTGACGCCATTTGAACTTTATCAGGCCCTTACAGAAGAGCTGAACATCATGATCCCTCAAGGGATCACCATGCATGACCTAGTTAAGCGGATCACCCGGCAACTGGTGCATTTGCGGAAGGGTGGCAAGAAGGCTGTCCTCTGTATTGACGAAGCGCAAGCCATGCCGAGAGAGAGCCTGGAAGCGTTGCGTCTGCTCAGTAATCTGGAGACGGAAAAGCACAAGCTTCTGCAGATTGTGATCTTCGCCCAGCCGGAGTTGGATGCGCTACTGGAAAATGATAACTTGAGGCAACTACGCCAGCGCATAACCTTTAGTTATGATTTGCCCGCTCTGGATCGCGCTGCAGTGAGCGGTTATGTCCATCATCGTTTAACGGTGGCCGGGCATGAGGGGCCTAGGCTTTTCGATGAGGCTGCTCTGGATGCCGTCTACCGCTCCAGTCGTGGAATCCCCAGACTGGTCAATATACTCTGTCACAAAGCCTTGATGGTTGCTTATGGTCAAGGACAAAACGAAGTTGCTCAGGCGCAAGTGAAAATGGCCAGCAGCGACACGGAAGACGCTACGAAAAGCTCTCGATCCTTCCTGGCCGGGAACTCATTCTACTTCACAATTGGTCTTATTACGGTGCTGGAAGTCGTCCTGGTTGTTTACCTGTTGCGGAGTGTCTTGTCATGA
- a CDS encoding YkgJ family cysteine cluster protein, producing the protein MPLLKQDLTSILDSCRRLYDEVDDWFAICLQAGGTSLACRGGCSSCCRGLFDITLLDAWVLKDAVAALPETTRLQVLERCRPRLVELRKRWPELKNPYLLNTLPDMAWQEMPEEDLTPCPLLDEQGYCLVYAARPLTCRLHGLPNIDVSGEDFDGTVCTLHPGDPASFPDDILRWRFREIFTREIELFGHFTRELTGRPWDELDTFIPLAVVADYDKVDWRRLQI; encoded by the coding sequence GTGCCTCTCCTTAAACAAGATTTGACGTCCATCCTTGATTCCTGCCGCCGTTTGTATGATGAGGTGGATGACTGGTTCGCAATCTGCCTACAGGCAGGAGGGACTTCTCTCGCCTGCAGAGGGGGGTGCAGTTCCTGCTGTCGTGGTTTGTTCGACATCACCCTGCTTGACGCCTGGGTTCTCAAAGACGCTGTCGCCGCCTTACCTGAGACAACCCGACTCCAGGTGCTGGAGCGCTGTAGACCCCGTCTTGTTGAGCTCCGAAAACGCTGGCCGGAGCTTAAGAATCCATATTTGCTGAATACCTTGCCGGATATGGCATGGCAGGAGATGCCCGAAGAGGACCTGACCCCTTGTCCACTGCTTGATGAACAAGGCTATTGCCTGGTTTACGCTGCCAGACCTCTGACCTGTCGTCTGCATGGTCTGCCAAATATCGATGTGAGTGGTGAAGACTTCGATGGCACCGTCTGTACTTTGCATCCCGGCGATCCGGCAAGTTTTCCGGACGACATCCTGCGCTGGCGGTTCAGAGAGATTTTCACCCGGGAGATTGAGCTTTTTGGTCACTTTACCCGGGAGTTGACCGGAAGACCCTGGGATGAGCTTGATACTTTTATCCCTTTGGCGGTGGTGGCGGATTACGACAAGGTTGACTGGCGTCGCTTGCAGATATAA
- a CDS encoding periplasmic heavy metal sensor translates to MHNLKYLTLALLLATLAITPSFAKPGQYGKGCENGEQQAIRLEQLKERLDLTAQQETEIKEILSTSKERNEAQREEKRTTRKELQEISRAETLDESRLRELVRKQSDQRADMMIAKHATRTRINQVLSPEQQEQHEAFRQQRQERREAAKHRQGKQ, encoded by the coding sequence ATGCATAACCTGAAATATTTAACACTGGCGTTATTGCTTGCAACCCTGGCAATCACACCATCCTTCGCAAAACCTGGTCAATATGGCAAGGGGTGCGAAAATGGCGAGCAGCAAGCAATCAGGCTCGAGCAGCTTAAAGAGAGACTTGACCTGACCGCGCAACAGGAAACGGAGATCAAAGAGATTCTGTCCACAAGTAAAGAGAGGAATGAAGCCCAACGCGAAGAGAAGCGCACGACCCGCAAGGAGCTTCAAGAAATTTCCAGGGCCGAGACTCTTGATGAGTCTCGTTTACGGGAACTGGTTCGCAAACAATCTGACCAGCGGGCCGACATGATGATCGCCAAGCATGCCACAAGGACCAGGATCAACCAGGTTCTCTCACCTGAGCAGCAGGAACAGCATGAGGCTTTCCGCCAGCAGAGACAGGAGCGCAGGGAGGCAGCCAAGCACCGGCAAGGGAAGCAATAA